The nucleotide window TCCCTGAGCGCGTCACCGGTCAGGTTGAAGCCGAGAATACCCAGCATGATGGTCAGCGCCGGAAAGGCCATCAGCCAGGGCGCGTGCTGCATGAGGTTGCGGCTTTCTGCCAGCATCAGGCCCAACGAGGGCGTCGGCGGCTGCGTGCCCAGACCCAGGAAGGAAAGACCTGCTTCGGTAAGCAGCGCCCAGGCCAGGGCGAGCGTGACCTGTACGGCCAGCGGCGCCACCAGGTTCAGCAGCAAATGCCGGGTCAGCACATAGAATTGCGAGCTGCCAAAGGTGCGAGCGGCATCGACGAAATCGCGCTGCTTGAGCGAGAGCGCCGGGCCGCGCACCACGCGCGCAAAGATGGGCGTGTAGACAATGGCGATGGCGGCCACGCTGGTCATGGTGCCGGGGCCGACAATGGCAATGATCAGGAGGGCTAGAAGGATCGCCGGGAAGGCTAGCAGCACATCCATGACCCGCATGAAGATGCCATCCCAGATGCCGCCCCACCAGGCTGAGAGGAGGCCGATAACGGTGCCAGCCAGAGTGGCGATGGCCACCGAGGCAAAGGCGATCAACATCGATTGCCTTATACCCACCATCAGGCGGCTCAGGGCATCGCGGCCCAGAAGGTCCGTGCCGAACCAATAGGTCTGGCTGGGCGGCTTCAGCCGGTCGATGGCGAAGAGTTTCAACGGATCATGCGGGGTGAGGCCCAGCGTGCCCATAATGGCCGCGATGAGATAAAGCCCGATGATGAGGAGGCCAATGCGCCCAGAGGGGTGGTGGAACAGCGATGACAGCAATTTGCCCATCAGCGCCTCCCGATCCGGATGCGCGGGTCAAGGGCGACATAGGCGAGGTCCACGAGCAGGTTCACCACAAGGAAGTTAAAGGCAATGAACAGCACCGTGCCCTGCACCAGCGCATAGTCGCGCTGGGTGATGGCATCGAGCACGAGCCGTCCCAGACCGGGCAGGGCGAAGATTTGTTCGACGATGACGGCACCGCCGAGCAGATAGCCGAATTCGACGCCCGACAGCGTCACCACCGGAATGAGTGCGTTGGGCAGCGCATGGTGCCAGATCACGCTCATCGGCCTCGCGCCCTTGGACCGGGCGGTGCGAACATAATCGTCGCTCAAGACGTCGAGCATGGCCGAGCGCGAAATACGCGTCACCGAGGCGGCAAAGGCAAAGCCCAGCGTAACGGCTGGGAAGATCAATTGCCCGAAACTGGCTAGGGGATCGACAAAAAGCGGCGTGAACGTGCCCATGGCCGGCACGAAGCCGAAAAACACCGACAGCACATAGATGATGAGAATGCCCACGACAAAATTGGGCGTCGACTGGCCCAGCATGGCCAGAACGCGCACGACAAGGTCGCTGGGCCGTTCGTTGCGTGAAGCGGCTAGGACGCCCAGCGGCACGCCGATGCTGAGCGCGATTACCATGGACATCAGCGAAAGCTGTAGGGTGAGCGGGAAGCGCTCGAGGATCACGGTCAGCACCGGTTTGCCATAGATCGAGGAAATCCCGAGATCGCCCTGGAACAGGCCGGTCAGCCAGCGCAGATATTGCGCCCAGACGGGTTGGTCGATGCCGAAATAGGCGGCCAGCGCATCCCTTTGCGCCGGGGTCAAAAGGCCCGCTTCGGTTCCCAGCATGGCGGTGATGGCATCGCCCGGCACCAGCCTTATGGCGACAAAAACCAGAATGGAAACGCCGAGAAGGATCAGCGGGAAGGTCAGCAAGCGCTGAACCACATAACTCATGGGACGTGATCCACTTGAGAGGACCGGCCAAACATGGCCGGTCCCGACATTGCCAGGCTTACTCTACCGAAACATTGACCAGGCCGAACAGCGTGCCAGTCGGCGAGGGTTCGAAGCCGGAAACGCTCTTGAGCTGGGCCGTATAGCTATAGCCGGTCGAGAGCCACAGCCAGGGCGACTGCTCGGCCAGGCGGCTTTCGAAGGCCTGGAAAATTTCCACCCGCTTGGCCGGATCGGTCTCGGCCTGCCCCTGCTTCATCAGGCTATCCAATTCGTCATCGGGGAAGTTGGAAACGTGGGCGAGATTGCCTTCCTTGGTGAAGTAGCGGTTATACATCGGATAGGGGTCCGGGCGGCCGCCATTCTGGGCCACGGCCATGTCGAAATCGCCCTTGAGCCAGGCATCGACATAGACATTGAGTTCCATCATCTCGATTTCGAGTTCGACACCGATTTCGGCCAGCTGGGCCTGCAGCACCTGCGCTTCGGAGGCGGCGACCGGCGGCTCGCCAGTAGCAGCGATCACCTTGGCCGAGAAGCCGTCAACGCCCGACTCCGCCATCAGCGCCTTGGCCTTTTCCAGGTCCTGTTCATAGCAGAACAGGTTTGCCGGATCCTGCGCAAAGGCAGGCATGGTCAAGGGGCCGGTCACCTTGCCTTCCCCGGCCAGCGCCGCATCGATAATGGCCTGGCGGTCGATGGCACAGCT belongs to Devosia sp. XK-2 and includes:
- a CDS encoding ABC transporter permease, yielding MGKLLSSLFHHPSGRIGLLIIGLYLIAAIMGTLGLTPHDPLKLFAIDRLKPPSQTYWFGTDLLGRDALSRLMVGIRQSMLIAFASVAIATLAGTVIGLLSAWWGGIWDGIFMRVMDVLLAFPAILLALLIIAIVGPGTMTSVAAIAIVYTPIFARVVRGPALSLKQRDFVDAARTFGSSQFYVLTRHLLLNLVAPLAVQVTLALAWALLTEAGLSFLGLGTQPPTPSLGLMLAESRNLMQHAPWLMAFPALTIMLGILGFNLTGDALRDILDPRTQRREA
- a CDS encoding ABC transporter permease; this encodes MSYVVQRLLTFPLILLGVSILVFVAIRLVPGDAITAMLGTEAGLLTPAQRDALAAYFGIDQPVWAQYLRWLTGLFQGDLGISSIYGKPVLTVILERFPLTLQLSLMSMVIALSIGVPLGVLAASRNERPSDLVVRVLAMLGQSTPNFVVGILIIYVLSVFFGFVPAMGTFTPLFVDPLASFGQLIFPAVTLGFAFAASVTRISRSAMLDVLSDDYVRTARSKGARPMSVIWHHALPNALIPVVTLSGVEFGYLLGGAVIVEQIFALPGLGRLVLDAITQRDYALVQGTVLFIAFNFLVVNLLVDLAYVALDPRIRIGRR